Proteins encoded by one window of Sphaerodactylus townsendi isolate TG3544 linkage group LG02, MPM_Stown_v2.3, whole genome shotgun sequence:
- the MUC15 gene encoding mucin-15, whose protein sequence is MLIFKRMVFVSLLDSLQWISCNNISSPSTSSKTSGITLKSVSESAETVATSKMSPIVTSAVTEYDTQNNRITSLSTLSKTAQKFSTEDTAQSFTSSNEIPFSSEITTTNLMTISESYADATYVKQSETASNSFSTATYDISGTTMAFTSDIQTNNVTTTSNYTTSADTTSAKAVLTTNVQTTSRNSSILHSSAEVHESTKENPSNGGVIFGAIVGAVLGCALIGLVGYFMCAKRKFQGFVHQRLYDDMTNDPVLRLDNVPESYGASTADLSYYNPTMANETTPQNSNTPYDAISMDDMTSSPHLP, encoded by the exons ATGCTGATCTTCAAGAGAATGGTGTTTGTTTCTTTGCTGGATAGTTTACAGTGGATTAGTTGTAACAATATCTCATCCCCCAGTACCAGTTCTAAAACCAGTGGCATCACACTTAAATCTGTAAGTGAATCAGCTGAGACTGTAGCTACCAGCAAAATGTCACCAATAGTCACAAGTGCAGTAACAGAATATGATACTCAAAACAATAGGATAACTTCTCTTTCCACACTAAGTAAAACTGCACAGAAGTTTTCAACGGAAGATACTGCTCAATCTTTTACATCCAGTAACGAAATACCGTTTTCTTCAGAGATTACCACAACCAACTTGATGACAATATCTGAAAGCTATGCCGATGCAACGTATGTCAAACAATCAGAAACAGCATCAAATAGCTTCAGCACAGCCACCTATGATATTAGTGGTACTACAATGGCCTTCACCAGTGACATTCAAACAAACAATGTGACAACTACTTCCAATTATACTACATCAGCCGATACTACATCAGCCAAAGCAGTCTTAACGACAAATGTACAAACCACAAGCCGGAATTCCAGTATTCTTCACAGCTCTGCAGAAGTTCATGAATCCACAAAAG agaATCCCAGCAATGGGGGAGTAATATTTGGTGCCATTGTAGGAGCTGTGCTTGGATGTGCATTAATTGGTTTGGTTGGTTACTTCATGTGTGCAAAGAGAAAATTTCAAGGATTTGTCCATCAAAGACTTTATGATGACATGACAAATGATCCAG TTCTGCGATTGGACAATGTACCAGAGTCTTATGGTGCGAGCACTGCAGATTTGTCATACTACAATCCCACAATGGCCAATGAGACGACACCGCAAAACAGCAACACCCCCTATGATGCTATTTCAATGGATGACATGACTTCATCACCACACTTACCATAA